The following proteins come from a genomic window of Triticum aestivum cultivar Chinese Spring chromosome 6A, IWGSC CS RefSeq v2.1, whole genome shotgun sequence:
- the LOC123128272 gene encoding homeobox-leucine zipper protein HOX16 produces MEPGRLIFNTSGSGNGQMLFMDCGAGGIAGAAGMFHRGVRPVLGGMEEGRGVKRPFFTSPDDMLEEEYYDEQLPEKKRRLTPEQVHLLERSFEEENKLEPERKTELARKLGLQPRQVAVWFQNRRARWKTKTLERDFDRLKASFDALRADHDALLQDNHRLRSQVVTLTEKMQDKEAPEGSFGAAADASEPEQAAAEAKASLADAEEQAAAAEAFEVVQQQLHVKDEERLSPGSGGSAVLDARDALLGSGCGLAGVVDSSVDSYCFPGGAGGDEYHECVVGPVAGGIQSEEDDGAGSDEGCSYYPDDAAVFFAAAQGHGHHRTDDDDQQDDGQISYWMWN; encoded by the exons ATGGAGCCCGGCCGGCTCATCTTCAACACGTCGGGCTCCGGCAACGGACAGATGCTCTTCATGGACTGCGGCGCGGGCGGCATCGCCGGCGCGGCCGGCATGTTCCATCGAG GGGTGAGACCGGTCCTCGGCGGCATGGAAGAAGGGCGCGGCGTGAAGCGGCCCTTCTTCACCTCGCCGGATGACATGCTGGAGGAGGAGTACTACGACGAGCAGCTCCCGGAGAAGAAGCGGCGCCTCACGCCGGAGCAG GTCCACCTGCTGGAGAGGAGCTTCGAGGAGGAGAACAAGCTGGAGCCGGAGAGGAAGACGGAGCTGGCCCGCAAGCTCGGGCTGCAGCCACGGCAGGTGGCCGTCTGGTTCCAGAACCGCCGCGCCCGGTGGAAGACAAAGACGCTGGAGCGCGACTTCGACCGCCTCAAGGCGTCCTTCGACGCCCTCCGCGCCGACCACGACGCGCTCCTCCAGGACAACCACCGGCTCCGGTCACAG GTGGTAACGTTGACCGAGAAGATGCAAGATAAGGAGGCGCCGGAAGGCAGCTTCGGTGCAGCCGCCGACGCCtcggagccggagcaggcggcggcggaggcgaaggCTTCCTTGGCCGACGCCGAGGAGCAGGCCGCGGCAGCGGAGGCGTTCGAGGTGGTGCAGCAGCAGCTGCACGTGAAGGACGAGGAGAGGCTGAGCCCGGGGAGCGGCGGGAGCGCGGTGCTGGACGCGAGGGACGCGCTGCTCGGGAGCGGATGCGGCCTCGCCGGCGTGGTGGACAGCAGCGTGGACTCGTACTGCTTCCCGGGGGGCGCCGGCGGCGACGAGTACCACGAGTGCGTGGTGGGCCCCGTGGCGGGCGGCATCCAGTCGGAGGAGGACGACGGCGCGGGCAGCGACGAGGGCTGCAGCTACTACCCCGAcgacgccgccgtcttcttcgccgccgcgCAAGGGCACGGCCACCATCGCACGGACGACGACGATCAGCAGGACGACGGCCAGATCAGCTACTGGATGTGGAACTAG